The following nucleotide sequence is from Drosophila takahashii strain IR98-3 E-12201 chromosome 3L, DtakHiC1v2, whole genome shotgun sequence.
AACTCTGAATGATGACCATTGGCAGATCGCTAATGTTTTTATAGGAATTCTCGATACGAAGCGCAATCCACCCAAACAACTTTTACGGCCAACTGCAGGAAACTCATCTGAATAACAATGGCCAAGCTCAGATTGGCCAAACTAGAGCGCCACGAGCGGCTCAAAAAAGGTAACGAGCCACGCACTAGCAGAAACTTCGGCTCTTGAGTTTTACGTCACTTTAAGCtcggccaactaatttgatggcTGGCCAAACTTGAAATGtcgtaaaattgttttaaatttattcatatttttcacgGCTTCCAATTAGTTATTATCTTACAACTAAGATGACAACTAAGATAAATTATAGATCATCGCCATCGATCAATATTTACAATGtttctttttattgaaatttaactattaatttttaagttttcagaAATATCCTAATTGCCATAGATGGGTTTTGGTCTGCTTCAATGCAAACAAatgtatttaacaaaaaaaaatacaataaaaaataaaaaaaaaagtttgtttatatacatatattatattttaagaaacaaTTGTTACTGGTAAGCTGAGCtcgttttctatttctttattaaagtTTGTGATGCATTGTCTAATgaacataataaataattaaacaacaagTCCCGATAAGttcaaaaacatttattttaacctccaaaattattattaaaattattaaaatattacctaTGACTAGTAGTGGAAAGTGAGGAAACGGTGAAAGCATTGttaaaaaacaatgaaaatatcTAATAAGATTGAATATTACTATCCAAAATGTCCTactttgaaataaaatgtgcTCCTGTTACACCCTCTTAATAAAGAAGATTTTTAGCGAGCACAAGCAATTGCATATAAATTACTTTGGTTCAGTAAATTAATGCATGTCCATGCTAATTTTGTATAGACAtagaactaaataaaaaagtccAATATGACCCTGATATATctatcaaaacattttaactaTCCATATTATAAGTTTTATAATGAAGAATACAAAATCATGTATTTTGTCATAAAGgtcaaattaaatcaaatatataaaaaatctattGAATCTTGTAATCCCAAATATACAACCATGCTATAGAAAAAAGTCGTtctgataaatattaaataaattttattaaaatgcgtATAAAATATCATTATTCCTTGTCACCACGTCGGATTGGAGCATCAAAAcggattttccattttgcacATATCCCAATGCTTATTGCCACTTTGTGCACCGTCTACTTTGGCTTAGCATTGTtaatatcgattttacatcGATCTTTGTTTTCGTATCCTtgccaaataataaaatggtgtagtttttttcacaacttctTCGTTTATTTCAACTCTACaataacatttttacaaatcgtaataaagcttttaaaaggttttcaGGATAGGATTCCTCTACTGATTAACCGAACACTTTCCTGTTCTGCTGGCGGTACTGGGGCTCCACGTACTGGGGATGGGTGCGGATGTACTCCAAGGACTTCAGGATGGCAGCTGGGATTGGGGGAGGAGTGGGCAGGAGGGCTCCCTGGGGCTGGTAGCCGTTCTCATCAGCGACGTACTGGATCTGGACGAGCTCACCCTCGGGCGAGTACCACGAGAAGCCTCCGTTGGCGTGGGCACCTCCGTATCCGGACTCCTGGGCGGCGATTCCGTTGCTGGTCTCGTAGGCGTAGTTGTAGCTGCCCTCGGGGGTGATATCGACACCACTCTTGGTGATGTAGGCACCAGCATCCTGGTTGTAGTTGGCAGCGGCGTAAGCGCAGGCCAAGAAAGCGGAGGCGACGAGCATCTATTCaaaagaggaggaggatcacAAATTAGTTGTAaatcatttttgaaaaataggaTTTGAATACAACGATTTTACAAAGAAATTAATTCGAAAGCAACTGAgtgaattgttaaaaatatgatacattttgaatgttttttgttaatttaagtttttaattttgaataagtatCCTTGTGACTTACGTAGCGGAACATCTTTGCTGGTTTAGAGTGCGTGTGTCTAAAACTGAGAGACAACTCGGAATGGTGACTTAATTGCAGGTTGCCAACCTTTTTATACGAATTCTCGACTCGATGCCAGATCCACCCAAACAACTTTTACGGCCGACTGCAGGAAACTCATCTGAATAACAATAAAACTAGCCAAAATTGGGTAAACTAGAGCGCCTAAGAGCGGCCAAAGAGCTGAAGATCTTAAAATCGACTCTTTGAATTTTCATTCATGTCAAGCTGTGATCATGCTGTATGCACAAGCATACAACTGTGATAAAAATATcagtttaaaatatctttgtaaatacaaaatttcctaataatttttaataaaatctttgaagaaagggaaaatgatattttccattaaaagaatttcataAACCAGCTTTTagttcaaaacaaaaacaaaattttttttttgttaatgctTATTTTACtaacttttattaaaattcgtAGTACTAAggtaaaaaacatatattaaataatttagtttttaaccatcataacaattattaattaaattaatactgaCCTAAAAGCTTGACCTCAACTGTATGGGATGTGTGGGCATTGTAAAGAGCAAAAGTGAATATGATCGCATCGCCCCATGCGGCAATGTCAATGTCGCAGCTTTGGTATAAGGTTCGCGATCTAGAGACTCCAGTTTCTGGTTCAAAATTCAGTTTCAGGCGGCACACCCAAAAAAGGCAGTcttaattaaatgcatttgaaaCAGACGAGTCTCGATACGATTTTAGCATAATTTATGGTTCCACTCCGGTCTGCTCAGTGTTTAACTTTTCCAGTTTGAAATGTCTAACCCTTCCTTTGGCTTACGCATTTGTAATATCCGTCTGCGAGGCGCTGAAATGTGTGCGTTTAACAAATTGGGCCATAAAAGTGAGTTAATGCTTAATTGATACGCGAAGTGAGATATCTAACTGGCTTAACCCGTTGCTAGCCGCGCCTGATCCGCCTTATCCAAACACTACAAAACGTCTCGTGTCACCAGCGGCACCTTTAAtgcgatatttcaaatttcatattCTAAAACAGTGGTATGAAACCTGTTTTCAAACTATTgagaaacttaaaaaataataatatcaaatatcatttaaTGATACGGGATTTATGtccattttttaaagatctatTTAGAATGATATTTGATTAATCGTTACATATCGTTAcccttattttattattaaaaatatgataattttactttttaatttttctctcttttggattatttaataaattattttcacccACTGTGTCGAtagtttgtgttttaaataaatcaacttGGGGGGCATAGCCTTGAAAAGATATCCATCCGATGAGAACATGACGATCGTAAAACTGATCTTTATGACAGCCACAGAAAGCGAAATCATCCATCTGCTTGATAGGAAATGCTAATGCTGCGTTCGATTCGAAGTCAGGTAACATGGTAATATGTCAAAGACTTTGAAAAGATTTATTGATTTGCCGATTTGTACGCAAAATCTTGTGTTAATTTCTGAGAACAGATCGTACAACGATTACGTATTTAGCACCCTTGGCTTTGCTGTCGTCACTAACTCGGGGATCCCCATACCATTTTCCCATAATTATGCATATTGCCGAGATTCGAATgcggttattaaattaatacctCTAATTAATGCCATTTTATTAGGGCTACCTTATAAGTGTGGCTTAAAAGTGATCGGATCTTATGAAGCTCAAGATCAACCTTCCAAACTGACGAACAAgcgaataaatttaaataaatcatacttaaataaatttgtatcgTTCAGATTAAATGAATGTTGTAAGTCATTAAATAGCCAAATATGCCAGCAAATACCCAAAAATATTCTCAAACGCACCAAAAGTGTAAAGCCTAGTTCGAGGTGCCCAAATTATGACATTTGATATATTTGAACGACTACCTAATATCGTTTAGCTATTGTAGTCTGatcgaaattcataaatatgcaCCTTCCGATCGGTCAGCAACACTCTAAGCATAAACGAGTTCCAAatatgatattatttttagacGATTTATTCGGTTTTCTTGTTTCCTCTTTTcatcaataaacaaattggtTTCGCTCAGCGATGCACGTCAATGGCTTTGGCGGCTTCAATATTTCACACCGATTCTGGGTTATAGATATGTATATAATCGTATATAATCTCTCTGGTTTCGATTCAGTTTTATGCAAATGAGGCGTCAATATTGGTGCAAGTTTGTCTACCATATCGGCacgaatttataatttatttttcccatgcCAATCTTCACATAAAGTGTATCGTATTCCTAATGAGAATCGTATATATTTAACTGCCAAACACCAAATCTTGTTATactcttttataaatttgcacaattaacattgttaaatatataaatattttaagaaattatagatttatgtaaaaataccatttaatttgaaaaaaaaaacaattttatgatattattagtatactgttttgtaaagaaataaaccaaaattttttaaattatttattaattaaaacttcTCAATAAACTTTTCCAACTacattttaagttattttttaaacgacTAGGTCAAAGTTAGTATAATCGTATTTTTcagctataaaatatattcaaaggctACATTCGAAAATGAAGCTAAAATATTCGAACGTCTTCAGTTGGCATGTGTCCAAACATGAAGACTTCATTCATTAgcgtattaaattaaatgcaaattaattggACTGAACTCGTGTGCATATTAATTTTACTGAAACTGATACATATATTGCCAAATATGTCATATTGACTTTTAGCATTTTCCCATAACCTGTTGGCCTTCCGGGATGTGTTCTCTTAAGTGGGTAAATACATTTATGGTTTCGACAGCGAATTGCGAGATTATTAATGTAGTTTTCCAAAACTTAACGAGCTTTTAATTTATAGGACTCTTAATTTAGAGATGACTTTTAACACTTTCCAGAATGTCATTTGAGAGTGTGAATGccttaaagaaaaatttttttctgattctTTTGGGGAAACTTATATGCTTATTTTCCGATCttcttatatttaaaatttcgatcggaaaagtaaaaaaaggcttttggttttaaagcAAATCGACAGATTAGGGAATTCCCAAATCTTATTGGAAGTTCGACTGTACCATTTCAACACTAATTTAGTAGAAAGCGgtattttttagtattattACTTTGCCGCAATGCAGCCATTTTTAGCATGTTTTGACTTTTGAAAAGTGGCAAcccttttataaaattattaagaaaaaaccCCATCCGACACGAGCTTTCCTTTCCGAATCTCCTATTGCGTTAAAATCTTCTAAAATGAATCCGACCGATGCGAAGCTACTATCCGAACTGAATGTGATGGAAAGCAAGTGTAAAACAGCGATTACATTTGAACAAATTAAGCTCGATCGGATAAACAGGACGaggaatgaaatatttttccgaAACAACATTATACCTCGCCAATATGAGGTGGTTAAGGAGAACAAACCGCCGAGAGTTGGATCAACAGCACGTCGAAGCCACAGTCGTCCTGGACCTGCACCCAAGATTTACGAAACACCTAAAGGTCTAGAAAACAATCGTCTAAAAGACTCGCCTAAATGTAAGCTGGCTATAGAAATTGCCAAACGAATCAAGGATAACAAGTGGACGACGCCGCCAATTCGAATGGATCAATGCCCGAAATGCCGGATACATCTAAAGGCAGGTGAACACGTTTGTAACATTGACCAGTGCTTCCTTGGATGCGCATGTGGATTTCTAACCTCAAACATGAGAGCCCTCTCGGGACACGCTACTAACTGCAAGAAAAGGTATCCCGATTTGGCAATATACTTGGCCCAACTGGGTCCTCGCGGTATCAAGGGTGAGCCACCCAACACTGTATAAAATAGATATCTAAAGTCCATTGTACGTATTTTTTCAgacatatatttttgtgactAATACAAATTCTTTTCTCAGATTTCTACAAAGAAGTTCCTCTTCAAATATTCCTCCAAGTATTTGGGAATGTGACACGCTcactttgaatttttaaattttttcgctGTTTGTTACCATTCCATTTGCTTGAcgcaatttgcatttgttaAAGGAATACGTTTTAAAATAAGTGAGTATATATTAAGAGAAAGTGTTAAAtagttaattataaatttgttctATATTTAGATTTCTACAAAGAAGAAAGTAGTTGgatgtttattaaatttgttctaTGCATATTATTACGTTTGCATGCCACATTTGTTTGAAATGGATTCAAAATAAGTATgttcaatttacaaacaaaagtGTCATTAATTAATACGATTTTTTCAGGTTTTTTcagttaaactattttaatttgttaacccAAATTAATACCTAACAACTTTGGTtgctatttaataaatttatgataGATCTCATGGAGTAgactctttattttttgtcactAGCGGgttatggaaaataaatttcaggTGGACACGAAATCTAAGCAAAACTAAATTCCACAAAAGGCTGATGTGGATATTATGACCATACTGGGGACGTGTGCCAAATTTTCAAGTGAGTGTTGAGGAAGTTGTCtttatttatgcaattttGTCTATTCCAAGAAATaagataatttaaattcaaatttcagCGGTAAACAATAGTTCCAATTAATTCCGCCTGGGGGCGCTTTGCCCGAACAGCTGTGACTCTGCTTCTTCCTTGACATTCACCCGTCGGCGTGTCTCTAGCCATCTCGCTCGCCCCTGCACAGACCAAAACGAggaggaaataaatttaacaatttaaatttgaccAAATCGCGAGCACACATCCCAAAATGTTGGCCCACAGGATGCAGCTTTGGAGGACAACGAACGCGGCGCTGGCCCTGAGTTCCGCCAGCAGCCGTTTCCCTCAACAGGTGAGTGAAAATCGTTGGAAATCAGCCGGCGACCTGTGACATAACCTGCAAGTTGCCAATGTTTTGAGTACCTAAATTTACgcgaaattaaatgaaaatgttgtGTTTCAGGGTAACACGGCGGGCAGAAGAGATATCCACCTGCAGAGGATGGCCAGGGGAGGCAGTTTACCTTTGGTCTTGAGCGGGAAATGGTCAAATCCCGGCCAGCTGCGTTTCGCGAGCAGTGGAGCAACTGCAGCGGGAGTTTCGGCCGCACAAAGTGGGGAGTTCATGCAGGCGGTGTCCAAAACGGAGCTGGTGGATCTACCCGACATACCGGCCGCCCCAATCCCTCCGCCCGTCGACAGCTTGAGTGTAATGGATGTGGTCAACCTGGCGGGAGAACCCTCCTTCGCCTCCATCGGACTGGGCGGCTGGTCGCCCGTGGGCCTCGTCCAGAACTGCATGGAGTTCATTCACTGCACCTGGGAGATCCCCTGGTGGGGAGCCATCGCCATGGGCACCCTCGCCGTGCGCACCATCATCTTCCCATTGGTCATTTTGGCCCAAAGGAACTCGGCCAAGATGAACAACAACATGCCGCAGATGCAGATGCTGCAGCTGAAGATGACCGAGGCCAGGCAGTCGGGAAATGCCATTGAATCCGCCCGTTATGCCCAGGAAATGATGCTGTTCATGCGGGAAAAGGGCGTCAATCCGCTCAAGAACATGGTGGTTCCACTCGCGCAGGCTCCGCTCTTCATCAGCTTCTTCATGGGCCTGCGACAGATGGCCAATGCACCGGTGGAATCGATGCGCGACGGCGGCCTCTTCTGGTTCACCGATCTCACCATGGCGGATCCCTTTTACCTGCTGCCCATGATCACCAGTGCCACGTTGTATTTGACCATCGAGATCGGCACGGACTCGGCCCGCCTGTCCGCCGCCAATATGAACACCATGAAATATGTGCTGCGCGCCCTGCCCATCGTGATCTTCCCCTTCACGATGAACTTCCCCGCCGCCATTCTGACCTACTGGGCCTGCAGCAACTTCATTTCGCTCGGTCAGGTGGCTCTGCTGCGGATTCCCTCCGTCAGGGACTACTTTAAGATCGAGAAAATGCTGACCCACGCGCCGAGTGCACTGCCACCCAAGAAGGGATTCGTCGGGGGAATGAAGGAGTGTAAGTAGAAGAGGATTGCCTTGTTTCCTGTCAGCATTTTTAATCTGAATCTGCTTTTTTAGCCTGGGACAACATGAAGATCTCGAAGGAAATCGAGGAGCGGCAGCGGCTGGACGAGATTCGGTTCGCCAAGGCCGGCAAGGGTCCGCTGGTCAAGACGTACAAGTTCGATCCCACGAAAGCAGCCAAAAGCATCTCTGCGGAGCCGCACATGCGGTTAAAGGAGCCGCCAAACAAGCAGCGATAGTGCTCCCTCCTTCATCCTGTGACCGCCGCCGAGCGCTGTGTCTTGTTACGTTAATTTAACCCTTTAGTCGATAGTATTCCTCCTTGAAACACCAATCGTTTTGCtgctaaaatataatttgtaaatGTACAAGAGCGGATTTTACTATAAAACTTAATTTGGAGAGTAAATCAAAGGAATGTACTCCATTCGAAAACAAAAGTTTGTCATATTTGCAGAAGAAAATGTAACTTctgtaaaataatatacaattttatatacaatGATCAGCCATAAATTAAAGCTATAAATGTTTTCGCTTCAGATGCGATAAGGATTTATACTGTACTCAAAAAACTACTCAACGAGATTGTGAAGAATTGTGTCATGAATATTAGTATTCAGTATTGCATCAGTTAGAAGTAGCTTCAGACAAAATTAGAATAGCTACTTTGTAATAATTGCAACCAGTCTATAAAATCCAAATTGTTATTATCACGTAAAAAGCCATCAATCAATCGATACCAGTCAAGATTTCCTAGTTGCTGACCTTGGTTACTAGTTGGGATAGGCTTTAATTCTATTCAGGGAATCCCTTGTGAGTTTTAAAATGGCAACATCCCAATTTAACAgtcgttattaattttaagcacCTACTGCGAAACATGTTGTTGCTCTACAACCCCAAAATAGAGCTCCTAAAGTGAGTCTGTAGAAGGGAATTCCCAATGATATCAACTTGGGATGGTTAGAACTGGCCAATCAATAATTATTGAGCTTGTCTAGTAGCaactataattaaatattgagataaaaagctttaaaattattaaaatttaagctGTCATTATATATGTAGgaataaaaaaccaacaatCGAACACAGCTACTCTCCAAAATCTATGGAAAAAGTTACCATACTGATGTATGTAGATACATAAAAGTCTTCTAttaaatcattattattattactaaaCCAACATCATatgtgtatacatatttataagaaGGATAAAAGGAAGTATTTAGCCCCTGGCGGAGATGCACTGGTTGATCACCTCGGCGAGGTGTTTGTTCTCCAAGGCGGCTGCCACTCGTTCCTTGTCCGCCAACTGCTTGTTCACCGCCTGCTCGGAGGCGTGGGTTCCGGGCGTAATCTCCACGGTGACCTTGAAGCGGGGCGGCAGCGAGCGGAGCAACTTCACCCGGATGGAAAGGCCAATCAAAGTGGCCATCGAACAGTGGGGAATCGTCGGGGTGAAACTGATGTGCACCGAGTTCTGGCCATCGCTTATCCGGATCAGATCCTCCTGCACCACATGCAGCTCCTCCAAGGTCAACGGGTGCTCCGGGTCGTTGATGTTCCTAATGAGATCTGTGGATTACCATTTATAAGACGGAGGTTCCCTCACTGAATTCCAAAAACTCACCAAAAATCTCACGCTTATCGAAGGGATCGGATACATTTTCGTCCTCATCGTTGGCCGTCAGCACTCTTTCCTTGATCTTGTCGTAGACATTGGGGTTTATATTCTCGATTTCCGTTggcattttgatttgtttacttttggaTTACTTTATTTACACGTTCTTCGGGAAAAGTTGAGGAATAATAACGAAAATACAGACCACCAGTGTTGCTTACTGTTGGAATTGGAAAAGTACCAAATTACACCACCTTCAGTTTTATGGTGTGTATACACTGGTTGAGCgcgtaatttatttgatttttgaaattatctcgcttgtattatttataagtaataaATTAGCTATAAGCTTAAGCAGGCAccctttaa
It contains:
- the Cpr67Fa1 gene encoding pupal cuticle protein Edg-78E; the protein is MFRYMLVASAFLACAYAAANYNQDAGAYITKSGVDITPEGSYNYAYETSNGIAAQESGYGGAHANGGFSWYSPEGELVQIQYVADENGYQPQGALLPTPPPIPAAILKSLEYIRTHPQYVEPQYRQQNRKVFG
- the galla-2 gene encoding MIP18 family protein galla-2 is translated as MPTEIENINPNVYDKIKERVLTANDEDENVSDPFDKREIFDLIRNINDPEHPLTLEELHVVQEDLIRISDGQNSVHISFTPTIPHCSMATLIGLSIRVKLLRSLPPRFKVTVEITPGTHASEQAVNKQLADKERVAAALENKHLAEVINQCISARG
- the OXA1L gene encoding mitochondrial inner membrane protein OXA1L — its product is MLAHRMQLWRTTNAALALSSASSRFPQQGNTAGRRDIHLQRMARGGSLPLVLSGKWSNPGQLRFASSGATAAGVSAAQSGEFMQAVSKTELVDLPDIPAAPIPPPVDSLSVMDVVNLAGEPSFASIGLGGWSPVGLVQNCMEFIHCTWEIPWWGAIAMGTLAVRTIIFPLVILAQRNSAKMNNNMPQMQMLQLKMTEARQSGNAIESARYAQEMMLFMREKGVNPLKNMVVPLAQAPLFISFFMGLRQMANAPVESMRDGGLFWFTDLTMADPFYLLPMITSATLYLTIEIGTDSARLSAANMNTMKYVLRALPIVIFPFTMNFPAAILTYWACSNFISLGQVALLRIPSVRDYFKIEKMLTHAPSALPPKKGFVGGMKESWDNMKISKEIEERQRLDEIRFAKAGKGPLVKTYKFDPTKAAKSISAEPHMRLKEPPNKQR